Part of the Nocardioides perillae genome is shown below.
ATGACCGGGCGACGCTACGCCCTGGAGCACACCGGCCGGCGCGGCGCGGGCGAGACCCGGGGCGGCCTGAGCCTGCTCGTGCGCGACGACTGGTCCGGCGAGACGCGCGACCCCGCGACGCTGTCCGGCGGCGAGACCTTCGTGGTCGCGCTCGCGCTGGCGCTCGGCCTGGCGGACGTGATCGCCCACGAGGCCGGCGGCGCCGAGCTGGACACCCTCTTCGTCGACGAGGGTTTCGGGTCCCTCGACGCCGACACCCTCGACGAGGTGCTCGACGTGCTCGACGCGCTGCGCGAGGGCGGACGGGTCGTGGGCGTCGTCAGCCACGTCGCGGAGGTGCGCGAGCGGGTCCCCACCCGTCTCGAGGTGCGCAAGGACCGCGACGGCTCGACCCTGCGGACCGTCCGCGCGTAGCCGGACCGCCCTGAGTCCGTCGGCGCGGCTCCCGCCCGGGTCTCGCCCGGCTCTCGACCGCCCCCCGACCGGCTCCCGACCGGCTCCCGACCGGCTCCCGACCGGCTCCCGACCGGCATGGAACACCGGCGCGCGGGCACCGGCGGCCCGACGGTCCGCGCCCGCGGACCGCTCCCGAGCAGAGGAGGCTGCGCCGTGCCCCGCACCGTCGGCATCGAGGAGGAGCTGCTGGTGGTCGACCCCGCCACCGGCGTGGCGGCCCCCCGAGCCGCCCAGGTGCGCACGGCCCACGCCCAGCAGCGCACGCCGGGGCGTCACGACGCCGCCGACGAGCTGGACCGCGAGCTCTTCCGCCACCAGGTCGAGACCCGCACGGAGCCCAGCACCGACCTCGCCGTGCTGCGCGAGCAGCTGCTGCGCGCTCGCCGCACGGCCGCGGACGCCGCGCGTGCGGTCGGCCTGGCCCTCGTCGCCACCGGCACCGCCCCGCTGCCGCCGGTGCGCCCGCGGGTGACGCCCGACGACCGCTACGAGGACATGGTCACCACCTTCGGCGAGATCGCCCGCGGCGCGGGCACGGCGGGGATGCACGTGCACGTCCAGGTCGACTCCGACGAGCAGGGCGTGGCCGTCGTCGACCGGTTGACCACCTGGCTGCCGGTGGTGCTGGCCGTCAGCAGCAACTCGCCCTACGCCCACGGCCGCGACACCGGCTACGCCTCCTGGCGCTCCCAGGTCTGGGCCCAGTGGCCCAGTGCCGGGCCCACCGAGCGGTTCGGGTCGTTGGAGCGCTACCGCGAGGTGGAGCGCATGCTGCTCGCCTCCGGCGCGGCTCGCGACGCGGGGATGCTCTACTTCGACGCCCGGCTCTCGCGCGACCACCCCACGGTCGAGGTCCGGTTGACCGACGTGTGCACCGACGTCGACGACGCGCTGCTGGCCGCGGCGCTGGTGCGCGGCCTGGTGCAGCAGGCCGCGCTGGACGCCGGCAGCGCCGACCCGGCAGGCGGGGAGGGCGGGCTCGTGCTGCAGCGCGCCGAGCTCGTGCGGGCCGCGCAGTGGCGAGCCGCCCGCTACGGGCTCTCGGAGCGGTTGGTCGACCCGACGACGGGTGAGCTCGCCGGCGCGCGCGACGTGCTCGGTGCGCTGGTGGCGCGG
Proteins encoded:
- a CDS encoding glutamate--cysteine ligase, producing MPRTVGIEEELLVVDPATGVAAPRAAQVRTAHAQQRTPGRHDAADELDRELFRHQVETRTEPSTDLAVLREQLLRARRTAADAARAVGLALVATGTAPLPPVRPRVTPDDRYEDMVTTFGEIARGAGTAGMHVHVQVDSDEQGVAVVDRLTTWLPVVLAVSSNSPYAHGRDTGYASWRSQVWAQWPSAGPTERFGSLERYREVERMLLASGAARDAGMLYFDARLSRDHPTVEVRLTDVCTDVDDALLAAALVRGLVQQAALDAGSADPAGGEGGLVLQRAELVRAAQWRAARYGLSERLVDPTTGELAGARDVLGALVARVRDQLEEAGDTDLVREGVERVLAGTGASRQRAAYARGDGRLEAVVADLAERTTSQAA